One stretch of Cohnella algarum DNA includes these proteins:
- the fabI gene encoding enoyl-ACP reductase FabI → MSNLLENKVIVVMGVANKRSIGWGIAKSLHKQGAKLVFTYRQDRSLDKLTELLAEQSIEPLLKVRCDVLDDESVAGAFAEIGEKVGTVHGVVHSLAFSDKDELKGEYVNTTREGYLLAQNASSYSLVAVAREARKIMTEGGGIVTQTYIGAERVVKNYNVMGVAKAALEASVRYLAEDLGKDGIRVNAVSAGPIRTLAAKAVSGFNDIMSTIEEKAPLRKNVDQDEVGDATMFLLSDLSRGITGEVLHVDSGYHIMGM, encoded by the coding sequence TTGTCAAATTTACTGGAAAACAAAGTGATCGTAGTCATGGGCGTCGCCAACAAACGGAGCATCGGCTGGGGAATCGCCAAATCTCTGCATAAACAAGGAGCTAAACTGGTTTTTACATACCGGCAGGATCGTTCGCTGGATAAATTGACGGAGCTGCTGGCCGAGCAAAGCATCGAGCCGCTGCTGAAGGTGCGCTGCGACGTGCTGGACGACGAAAGCGTCGCGGGCGCGTTCGCGGAAATCGGCGAGAAGGTCGGGACGGTTCACGGCGTCGTGCACTCCCTCGCGTTCTCCGACAAGGACGAGCTGAAAGGGGAATACGTCAACACGACGAGGGAAGGCTATCTGCTCGCGCAAAACGCCAGCTCCTACTCGCTCGTGGCGGTGGCCCGCGAAGCGCGGAAGATCATGACGGAAGGCGGCGGCATCGTCACGCAAACTTACATCGGCGCCGAGCGCGTCGTCAAAAACTACAACGTCATGGGCGTGGCCAAGGCTGCGCTCGAGGCGAGTGTCCGCTACTTGGCCGAAGACCTCGGCAAGGACGGCATTCGCGTGAACGCGGTTTCCGCCGGACCGATCCGGACGCTGGCCGCCAAAGCCGTATCGGGCTTCAATGATATTATGTCGACGATCGAGGAAAAGGCGCCCCTGCGCAAAAACGTCGACCAGGACGAAGTCGGCGACGCGACGATGTTCCTGCTGAGCGACCTGTCCCGCGGCATTACCGGCGAAGTGCTTCATGTCGATTCGGGATACCATATTATGGGAATGTAG
- a CDS encoding GTP pyrophosphokinase yields the protein MSAIQVEQFKQFKTEITRFLMMYKFALSEMETKLEILQEEFQMLHDYNPIEHMKSRLKSPESLIKKVARKGCDLSFASIRERIKDIAGIRITCSFISDIYRIGDMLQNQSDLTIIQIKDYIKEPKPNGYQSLHMLVEVPVFMSDRRENVCVEVQIRTIAMDFWASLEHKIFYKYNQEVPARLLRELKEAADSATALDRKMERLHKEIELIKEVQADDDLAELGKLMLGNRQMKLPAALMEMLGDGRND from the coding sequence ATGAGCGCGATTCAGGTCGAACAGTTCAAGCAGTTTAAAACCGAGATTACCCGTTTTTTAATGATGTATAAATTCGCGCTGAGCGAAATGGAAACGAAGCTCGAAATTTTGCAGGAAGAATTTCAGATGCTTCACGATTACAATCCGATCGAACATATGAAATCCCGGCTGAAATCCCCGGAAAGCCTGATCAAAAAGGTCGCCCGCAAAGGCTGCGACTTGTCCTTCGCGAGCATCCGGGAGCGGATCAAGGATATCGCGGGCATCCGCATTACCTGCTCTTTTATTTCCGATATTTATCGGATCGGCGATATGCTGCAAAATCAAAGCGATTTGACCATTATCCAAATCAAGGATTACATCAAGGAACCGAAGCCGAACGGCTATCAAAGCCTTCACATGCTCGTCGAAGTGCCGGTGTTCATGTCCGACCGCCGGGAAAACGTATGCGTCGAAGTGCAAATCCGGACGATCGCCATGGACTTCTGGGCGAGCCTGGAGCATAAAATTTTTTACAAGTACAATCAGGAGGTGCCCGCTCGTCTGCTTCGGGAGCTGAAGGAGGCGGCGGATTCCGCGACCGCGCTGGATCGGAAGATGGAACGGCTGCATAAGGAAATCGAGCTCATCAAGGAAGTGCAGGCCGACGACGACCTGGCCGAACTGGGCAAGCTGATGCTGGGCAATCGGCAAATGAAGCTGCCCGCGGCGCTGATGGAGATGCTTGGCGACGGCCGGAACGACTGA
- the thiD gene encoding bifunctional hydroxymethylpyrimidine kinase/phosphomethylpyrimidine kinase, with translation MASKARIGRALTIAGSDSGGGAGIQADLKTFQELGVYGMSALTSITAQNTTGVQAVYPLTVEAIVKQIEAVGTDIGVDAVKTGMLFSSEIIRVVAETIRGFGWKRVVVDPVMIAKGGAELLREDAVRALTERLLPLTMVVTPNIPEAEKLVGLNIRSQTDKREAAKRLSGFGARYVIIKGGHDEGEMAVDLLFDGRDFTELAGNRIATANTHGTGCTFSAALAAGLASGLGVEEASRQAKAFIQAAIEDGIEIGRGHGPTNHWAYRRQLEKESARRDAPDRANEIATPSDEVIL, from the coding sequence ATGGCTAGCAAAGCTCGGATCGGACGGGCGCTGACGATCGCCGGCTCGGACAGCGGCGGCGGGGCAGGTATCCAGGCGGACCTCAAAACGTTTCAGGAGCTGGGCGTGTACGGCATGTCGGCCCTGACGTCGATAACGGCGCAAAACACGACCGGCGTGCAGGCGGTCTATCCGCTGACCGTAGAGGCGATCGTCAAGCAGATCGAGGCGGTCGGCACCGATATCGGCGTCGACGCGGTCAAGACGGGCATGCTGTTCAGCAGCGAAATCATTCGCGTCGTGGCGGAGACGATTCGGGGGTTCGGCTGGAAGCGGGTCGTCGTCGACCCGGTCATGATCGCCAAAGGCGGAGCGGAGCTGCTGCGGGAGGATGCGGTCCGCGCCTTGACGGAAAGGCTGCTGCCGCTGACGATGGTCGTGACCCCGAACATTCCCGAGGCGGAAAAGCTGGTCGGCCTGAACATCCGAAGCCAAACGGACAAAAGGGAAGCGGCCAAGCGTTTGTCGGGATTCGGAGCGCGGTATGTCATCATAAAAGGCGGGCATGACGAAGGGGAGATGGCGGTCGACTTGCTGTTCGACGGGCGCGATTTTACCGAATTGGCCGGGAACCGGATCGCCACCGCGAACACGCACGGCACCGGCTGCACCTTCTCGGCCGCGCTGGCGGCGGGGCTCGCCTCCGGGCTGGGCGTCGAGGAGGCGTCGCGGCAAGCGAAAGCGTTCATCCAGGCGGCCATCGAAGACGGCATCGAAATCGGACGGGGACACGGCCCGACGAACCATTGGGCGTATCGGAGGCAGCTGGAGAAGGAATCCGCCCGCCGGGACGCGCCGGACCGCGCTAACGAGATCGCGACGCCGTCGGACGAAGTCATTTTGTAA
- a CDS encoding LLM class flavin-dependent oxidoreductase, producing the protein MKLGILDQAPLSKGMEPRQALERALKLAQAGERFGYSRFWMAEHHHLGGLACSAPEIMLAYIGAQTKAIRLGAGAILLPYYRPYKVAETFNMLAALFPGRVDLGVARSPGGAAEASTALSDRYLEQVWKLPEAFEELLHFLFRDFPEDHPHAALDADPLPPAPPEPWVLGTSEKSALLAARMGVAYAYGHFMNEENAFRALDAYRSQFRPVRQLKEPYALLAVSAVCADTEAKAREVAASPYIWRLRSADGTAGEGLPSTEEARREAEARNIDLDARVGKTMIVGSPDDVRQRLESLHAAYRPDELMILSYAYEFEDRLRSYELIAREMRAGAD; encoded by the coding sequence ATGAAGCTTGGAATCTTGGATCAGGCCCCGCTTTCGAAAGGCATGGAGCCGCGGCAGGCGCTCGAGCGGGCGTTGAAGCTCGCTCAGGCCGGGGAGCGGTTCGGCTATTCGCGCTTCTGGATGGCCGAGCACCATCACCTGGGGGGCCTCGCATGCTCCGCGCCGGAAATCATGCTCGCCTACATCGGCGCGCAAACGAAGGCGATCCGCCTCGGAGCCGGCGCGATTTTGCTGCCGTATTACCGGCCCTACAAGGTCGCGGAAACGTTCAACATGCTGGCCGCCCTGTTTCCGGGCCGCGTCGACCTCGGCGTGGCCCGGTCGCCGGGCGGCGCGGCGGAAGCGTCGACGGCGCTGTCGGACCGCTACCTGGAACAGGTATGGAAGCTCCCGGAGGCGTTCGAGGAGCTGCTTCATTTCCTCTTTCGCGATTTTCCGGAAGACCATCCGCATGCCGCCCTGGATGCCGACCCGCTGCCGCCGGCGCCTCCCGAGCCCTGGGTTCTCGGCACCAGCGAGAAAAGCGCCCTGCTGGCCGCCCGTATGGGCGTCGCGTACGCCTATGGGCATTTTATGAACGAAGAAAATGCATTCCGCGCGCTCGACGCTTATCGAAGCCAGTTCCGGCCCGTCCGACAGCTGAAGGAGCCTTACGCGCTGCTGGCCGTTTCGGCCGTGTGCGCCGACACGGAGGCGAAGGCTCGCGAAGTGGCGGCAAGCCCGTACATATGGCGGCTTCGATCGGCGGACGGCACGGCCGGAGAAGGCTTGCCTTCGACGGAAGAAGCGAGGCGGGAAGCCGAGGCCCGGAATATCGACCTGGACGCCCGGGTCGGCAAAACGATGATCGTCGGCTCCCCCGACGACGTGCGGCAGCGGCTCGAAAGCCTGCACGCCGCCTACCGGCCCGACGAGCTGATGATTTTGTCCTACGCGTACGAATTCGAGGACAGGCTCCGCTCGTACGAGCTGATCGCCCGGGAAATGAGGGCGGGAGCGGATTGA
- a CDS encoding AraC family transcriptional regulator, which produces MDWVDRMNEAIRYIEDHITEKIDYERAAKAACCSVYHFQRMFSFMTDVPLSEYVRRRRLTLAAFELQNSNVKVVDVALKFGYDSPEAFARAFQALHGTTPSAARTAGTKLKAYPPISFQISIKGVSEMNYRIEEMKGFSVVGVQEKVPTNGAFDVVPALWAGAAREGLFGRLWDLRATVLPLRGILGVCADGDHGNSEEFHYILSIVSESAPPEGMVKRDFPAATWAVFEAEGGPEGIAGLWKRLYAEWVPTSGYDLAYLPAVECYLPPEENKNELWVAVVKK; this is translated from the coding sequence ATGGATTGGGTCGACCGAATGAACGAGGCGATTCGCTATATCGAAGATCATATTACGGAAAAAATCGATTACGAACGGGCGGCGAAAGCCGCATGCTGCTCCGTTTACCATTTTCAACGCATGTTTTCGTTCATGACGGACGTTCCCTTGTCGGAGTACGTTAGACGGCGGCGGCTCACATTGGCTGCCTTCGAGCTTCAGAACAGCAACGTTAAAGTCGTCGATGTCGCGCTCAAGTTCGGCTACGACTCGCCCGAAGCTTTCGCCCGAGCGTTCCAGGCCCTGCACGGCACGACGCCGAGCGCGGCCCGAACCGCCGGAACGAAGCTCAAAGCCTATCCGCCGATCTCCTTCCAAATCTCGATCAAAGGGGTTTCGGAAATGAACTATCGAATCGAAGAAATGAAAGGCTTTTCCGTCGTGGGGGTGCAGGAAAAGGTTCCAACGAACGGCGCTTTCGACGTCGTACCCGCTCTCTGGGCCGGCGCCGCCCGCGAGGGACTGTTCGGGCGTCTGTGGGACCTGCGGGCGACCGTTCTCCCGCTGAGGGGAATTCTCGGCGTTTGCGCGGACGGCGACCACGGCAACAGCGAGGAATTCCATTACATCCTGTCGATCGTGTCGGAATCCGCTCCTCCGGAGGGGATGGTCAAGCGGGACTTCCCGGCGGCAACCTGGGCCGTCTTCGAAGCGGAAGGCGGGCCCGAAGGCATTGCGGGGTTATGGAAGCGGCTGTACGCCGAATGGGTGCCGACCTCCGGCTACGATCTTGCTTATTTGCCCGCCGTCGAATGCTATTTGCCCCCGGAAGAAAACAAAAACGAATTGTGGGTCGCCGTCGTCAAAAAGTAA
- a CDS encoding M48 family metallopeptidase, protein MRTKALIRAGVIAVAVYALAMAVYVWHTSPNEVPEAYRGTAADPGTFFTADQLRESAELNAARNWIFFMSGPWEWLIYFVLLMGGAVRGWKDKLDRTRLPGWIRFPLFVLLVDAAAFLLYLPLRIFSFAVSKSYGISTQPVPDWIRDKLVEFGVGYVTMLAVTAVAFGFISRGGRWWLRLWLLSIPFTLFMMYVQPVVIDPLYNQFSRLSDAHLEGRILELAEHAGVPTDRVYEANMSEKTNAINAYVNGIGSSLRIVLWDTMLTKLDEDEILIIVAHEIGHYIMHHLEWSAVGAVGSSLVLLWLGSRLYEWIVRRWGNALGIRKPGDIAALPLVLLLLSSLSFVSLPVTNLVSRQAEAAADRYAYELIGSSEGAVTMHHKMAIASLSDIDPPLLVKWFRSSHPSDLERIVEAERFASAADA, encoded by the coding sequence ATGCGTACAAAAGCACTTATCCGGGCTGGCGTCATTGCGGTTGCCGTTTACGCGCTGGCGATGGCCGTTTACGTCTGGCATACGTCGCCGAACGAGGTGCCCGAGGCGTATCGGGGAACGGCGGCGGATCCCGGCACGTTTTTTACCGCCGATCAGCTGCGCGAAAGCGCGGAACTGAACGCCGCGCGAAACTGGATTTTTTTTATGAGCGGCCCTTGGGAGTGGCTGATTTATTTCGTTCTGCTTATGGGCGGAGCCGTTCGCGGCTGGAAGGATAAGCTCGACCGCACCCGGCTGCCGGGGTGGATCCGGTTCCCGCTGTTCGTGCTGCTCGTGGACGCGGCCGCGTTTTTGCTCTATTTGCCGCTGCGGATATTCAGCTTCGCCGTCTCGAAATCGTACGGCATCTCGACCCAGCCGGTGCCGGACTGGATCCGGGACAAGCTGGTCGAATTCGGGGTCGGCTATGTCACGATGCTGGCGGTTACCGCGGTGGCGTTCGGGTTCATTTCGCGGGGCGGCCGCTGGTGGCTGCGGCTCTGGCTGCTTTCGATCCCGTTTACGCTGTTCATGATGTACGTGCAGCCGGTTGTCATCGATCCGCTGTACAATCAATTTTCGCGTTTGTCCGATGCGCATCTGGAGGGCCGGATTCTGGAGCTGGCGGAGCATGCGGGCGTTCCGACCGACCGCGTGTACGAAGCGAACATGTCCGAGAAAACGAACGCGATCAACGCCTACGTGAACGGGATCGGTTCTTCGCTGCGGATCGTCCTCTGGGATACGATGCTGACGAAGCTGGACGAGGACGAAATCCTGATCATCGTCGCGCACGAGATCGGGCATTACATCATGCATCATCTGGAATGGAGCGCCGTCGGAGCCGTCGGGTCGTCGCTGGTCCTGTTGTGGCTCGGCAGCCGCCTGTACGAATGGATCGTCCGCAGGTGGGGGAACGCGCTCGGCATCCGGAAGCCGGGCGACATCGCCGCGCTTCCGCTCGTTTTGCTGCTTCTTTCGTCGCTGTCGTTCGTTTCGCTGCCCGTGACCAATCTGGTGTCGAGGCAGGCGGAAGCGGCGGCCGACCGTTACGCCTACGAGTTGATCGGAAGTTCGGAAGGGGCGGTCACGATGCATCATAAAATGGCCATCGCGTCGCTGAGCGACATCGACCCGCCGCTGCTCGTGAAATGGTTCCGGTCCAGCCATCCGAGCGATCTGGAAAGGATTGTCGAAGCCGAACGCTTCGCTTCCGCGGCCGATGCGTGA
- a CDS encoding ABC transporter ATP-binding protein, with product MHNLLEFRNLRKSFAGPGEGDEKRLLFDRVSAAVEPADRIALLGASGQGKSTLLRILARLDVMDAGELLLNGTSARAVDPRIWRKDVGYVAQHAVMLPGTVEDNLRTVSMLHGTPYDRGLAGRLLDRMGLVELDVRKQASDLSGGEKQRVSLIRSLLLRPKALLLDEITASLDRSGRENVERALQDWNRREGTALVWVTHDLEQARTVSRRTWFMAGGTLLEDAPTESFFREPRTAEGRMFASSGKTGEGR from the coding sequence GTGCATAACCTGTTGGAGTTTCGGAATTTGCGAAAAAGTTTCGCGGGACCCGGCGAAGGCGACGAGAAAAGGCTTCTGTTCGACCGGGTGTCGGCGGCCGTCGAACCGGCGGATCGCATTGCGCTGCTCGGCGCGTCCGGCCAGGGAAAAAGCACGCTGCTGCGCATTCTCGCCAGGCTCGACGTCATGGACGCGGGAGAGCTGCTGCTGAACGGGACGTCCGCCCGCGCCGTCGATCCCCGTATATGGCGAAAAGACGTCGGTTACGTGGCCCAGCATGCCGTCATGCTTCCGGGGACCGTCGAGGACAATTTGCGGACCGTCAGCATGCTGCACGGCACGCCGTACGATCGCGGGCTTGCCGGACGGCTTCTGGACCGGATGGGGCTTGTCGAGCTGGACGTCCGCAAGCAAGCCTCGGATCTGTCCGGCGGGGAGAAGCAGCGCGTTTCGCTGATCCGTTCGCTGCTGCTGCGGCCGAAGGCGCTGCTGCTGGATGAAATTACGGCTTCGCTGGACCGAAGCGGCAGAGAGAACGTAGAGCGGGCGCTTCAGGATTGGAATCGCCGGGAAGGGACCGCGCTTGTTTGGGTAACGCACGATTTGGAGCAGGCGAGAACGGTAAGCCGGAGAACCTGGTTTATGGCGGGCGGCACGCTGCTGGAGGACGCGCCGACGGAATCGTTTTTCCGCGAGCCCCGGACGGCGGAAGGACGCATGTTCGCGAGCTCGGGGAAAACGGGGGAAGGACGATGA
- a CDS encoding ABC transporter permease has translation MTITALSFTLLFVIVTMLVSAWKKLGLERDIAVGTVRAAVQLLAVGYILQFVFQAEHPLLLVLIIALMIVIASHNAAKRGKGVRGVFWRIALAIAMTEGLLMAVLLGLGIVDATAQYVIPLSGMAIGNAMIVAGLFVNHLNREVESHRAEIETLLSLGATARQAIRIRLKQAVKFSMIPTIDGMKTVGLVQLPGMMTGMIVAGADPVEAVRYQILIVFAFSCSAAVMSMLLSGLIYRLWFTDELNVRLPGGNKG, from the coding sequence ATGACGATAACCGCGCTAAGCTTTACGCTGTTGTTCGTCATCGTGACGATGCTCGTCTCGGCATGGAAAAAGCTCGGCCTGGAGCGGGATATCGCGGTTGGCACCGTAAGGGCCGCCGTTCAACTGCTGGCGGTAGGCTATATTCTTCAATTCGTTTTTCAAGCGGAGCATCCGCTGCTGCTCGTTCTCATCATCGCGCTCATGATCGTCATCGCTTCGCATAACGCGGCCAAAAGAGGCAAGGGCGTGCGCGGCGTCTTCTGGCGCATCGCCCTCGCGATCGCGATGACCGAAGGCTTGCTCATGGCGGTATTGCTCGGGCTCGGCATCGTCGACGCGACGGCTCAGTACGTAATTCCGTTAAGCGGCATGGCCATCGGCAACGCGATGATCGTGGCGGGGCTGTTCGTCAACCACCTGAACCGGGAGGTCGAGTCGCACCGGGCGGAAATCGAGACGCTGCTTTCCCTGGGGGCGACGGCCCGGCAGGCGATCCGGATTCGTTTGAAACAAGCGGTCAAATTCAGTATGATCCCGACGATCGACGGCATGAAAACGGTCGGCCTGGTGCAGTTGCCGGGCATGATGACGGGGATGATCGTCGCGGGCGCCGATCCGGTCGAGGCGGTACGGTACCAGATTTTGATCGTGTTCGCTTTTTCGTGTTCGGCCGCGGTCATGAGCATGCTGCTGAGCGGGCTGATCTATCGCTTATGGTTTACCGATGAGTTGAATGTTCGGCTGCCGGGCGGGAACAAGGGGTGA
- a CDS encoding alpha/beta fold hydrolase, producing MQIVLKELALPNGETMAYREREGGETPLLLLHGNMASSLNWDVLMERLDAAYKIYAVDLRGYGGSSYHKPIESIEDFAEDVKLFVDRLDIRTFHLMGWSNGGGVAMQFAARYPDRVRKLILLASMSTRGYPALKSDKSRKRLKTRKEIASDKGMQLLVKAARKRNKPFFKTALSQLLYRDKQPEESRFDRYVEEIFNQRNMIDVAYAANRFNIGDEGNGVAEGTGEIRNIECPILVLWGKNDLMTTEQMTREIVDDLKKYGKRAEVRHLNAGHSPLIENMDELLDSVQPFLKNDEP from the coding sequence ATGCAGATCGTATTGAAGGAACTGGCTTTGCCCAACGGAGAAACGATGGCCTATCGGGAGAGAGAGGGCGGGGAGACGCCTCTGCTTCTCCTGCACGGAAATATGGCTTCTTCCCTGAATTGGGACGTGTTGATGGAACGGCTGGATGCGGCCTATAAAATTTACGCCGTCGATTTGCGCGGCTATGGCGGCTCCTCCTACCATAAACCGATCGAAAGCATAGAAGACTTCGCGGAGGATGTGAAGCTGTTCGTCGACCGATTGGACATCCGGACGTTTCATCTGATGGGGTGGTCGAACGGGGGAGGAGTCGCCATGCAGTTTGCGGCCCGTTATCCGGACCGGGTCCGGAAATTGATTTTGCTCGCGTCCATGTCGACGCGCGGCTATCCTGCGCTTAAATCCGACAAAAGCCGAAAGCGCCTGAAAACGAGAAAAGAAATCGCAAGCGACAAAGGGATGCAGCTTCTTGTCAAAGCGGCCCGCAAAAGGAATAAACCGTTTTTCAAAACGGCGCTGTCCCAACTGCTCTATCGGGATAAACAGCCGGAAGAAAGCCGGTTCGACCGGTATGTCGAAGAGATTTTCAACCAGCGCAACATGATCGACGTCGCCTACGCGGCCAACCGGTTCAACATCGGGGACGAGGGAAACGGAGTTGCGGAAGGCACCGGGGAAATCCGGAATATCGAATGTCCGATCCTTGTGCTGTGGGGAAAAAACGATCTCATGACGACCGAGCAAATGACGCGGGAGATTGTCGACGATTTGAAGAAATACGGCAAACGGGCGGAGGTCCGGCACTTGAACGCGGGACATTCGCCGCTGATCGAGAATATGGACGAATTGCTGGATTCGGTCCAACCTTTTCTGAAAAACGACGAGCCGTAA
- a CDS encoding CobW family GTP-binding protein, protein MATYAIILSGFLGSGKTTLLVRLLREAKARGLKPGILINELGKNDVDGLAAGDHTDGTIEKLLDGCVCCDKKSELEGALLTLLAARPDVLFIELSGVADPQEIADALASPRLRERVAIRRTVTMLDAEHTLDYNNLFLSDRRLVRTLRRQIEGADLLVVNKTDLASPRKLEKFEPFVRRLNGKAELVHAVRGEIALAPLLDGIAPTGEANRPRSLPVLSGYPERQPARAHDHRPEHSGSYGRLRASTLTITGERLFDRERVESFLRRWEDRLVRAKGYIPAADDGSMQFLQYAGKRFEWERSSYPGTPYLVVIGVDMDEKRLAAEWNELGAAAT, encoded by the coding sequence ATGGCAACGTACGCCATCATCTTAAGCGGTTTTCTCGGGAGCGGCAAGACGACGCTGCTCGTTCGTCTGCTTCGGGAAGCGAAGGCGCGCGGCTTGAAGCCGGGCATTCTGATCAATGAATTGGGGAAAAACGACGTGGACGGACTCGCCGCCGGCGACCATACCGACGGCACGATCGAAAAGCTGCTGGACGGCTGCGTCTGCTGCGATAAAAAAAGCGAGCTCGAAGGCGCGCTGCTGACGCTTCTGGCTGCCCGCCCGGACGTTCTGTTCATCGAGCTGTCGGGGGTCGCCGATCCGCAGGAAATCGCGGACGCGCTGGCGAGCCCGCGCCTGCGCGAGCGCGTCGCAATCCGGCGTACGGTGACGATGCTGGACGCCGAGCATACGCTCGATTACAACAATCTGTTCCTGTCGGACCGCCGGCTCGTCCGGACGCTTCGCCGCCAGATCGAAGGCGCGGACCTTCTCGTCGTCAACAAGACGGATCTGGCCTCGCCGCGAAAGTTGGAGAAGTTCGAGCCCTTCGTACGCCGGCTGAACGGCAAGGCCGAGCTTGTCCATGCCGTGCGCGGCGAAATCGCGCTCGCCCCGCTGCTGGACGGCATCGCCCCGACCGGCGAAGCGAATCGGCCGCGCAGCCTCCCGGTGCTGAGCGGCTATCCCGAACGGCAGCCGGCTCGCGCGCACGATCATCGCCCGGAACATTCCGGCTCTTACGGGCGGCTCCGCGCCTCCACGCTGACGATAACCGGGGAACGCCTGTTCGACCGGGAACGGGTGGAGTCGTTTCTTCGCCGCTGGGAGGACCGACTCGTCCGCGCTAAAGGTTACATTCCCGCCGCAGACGACGGTTCCATGCAATTTTTGCAATACGCCGGCAAACGATTCGAGTGGGAGCGTTCGAGCTACCCCGGCACGCCTTATCTGGTCGTCATCGGGGTGGATATGGACGAGAAGCGGCTGGCCGCCGAGTGGAACGAACTGGGGGCGGCGGCAACCTGA
- a CDS encoding pyridoxamine 5'-phosphate oxidase family protein has product MGKQFPSMLPEHIAFIRKQHLFFVGSAPLSPDGHVNLSPKGYDTFRVISDSQAAYLDVTGSGNETSAHLRENGRVTIMFCAFEGPPNILRLYGTGTVVLPGSERWDTLYGHFSPVPGARQIIAIDVHKVQTSCGFAVPFMTYEKERDTLERWAEQKGEEGLTAYRREKNAKSIDGLPTPLGLLPRE; this is encoded by the coding sequence ATGGGAAAGCAATTTCCGTCCATGCTGCCCGAGCATATCGCCTTTATCCGAAAACAGCATCTCTTTTTCGTCGGATCGGCCCCTTTATCCCCTGACGGCCATGTCAATCTCTCGCCCAAAGGGTACGATACGTTTCGGGTTATATCCGATAGCCAGGCAGCGTATCTCGACGTAACCGGAAGCGGGAACGAGACGAGCGCGCACCTTCGGGAAAACGGACGCGTCACGATCATGTTTTGCGCGTTCGAAGGGCCTCCGAACATTTTGCGGCTGTACGGCACCGGGACCGTCGTGCTGCCCGGCTCCGAGCGGTGGGATACGCTGTACGGGCATTTTAGTCCGGTTCCCGGAGCGCGGCAAATCATCGCGATCGACGTGCATAAGGTGCAAACCTCGTGCGGCTTCGCCGTTCCATTTATGACTTACGAAAAAGAACGGGACACGCTTGAGAGGTGGGCGGAGCAAAAAGGCGAGGAAGGCCTGACGGCTTACCGCCGGGAGAAAAACGCGAAAAGCATCGACGGCCTGCCGACGCCGCTCGGCCTGTTGCCGCGCGAGTAA